In a single window of the Streptomyces sp. CGMCC 4.7035 genome:
- a CDS encoding AMP-binding protein, whose translation MTANTDATDAFRTARDFLLAHREDYATAYEGFRWPRPAYFNWALDWFDVIADGNDRTALHIVEEDGATTELSFAQMSERSNRVANRLRAWGVRAEDRILVMLGNQTELWETALAAIKLRAVVIPATPLLGPADLRDRVDRGQVRHVVVRAGDTGKFDEVPGGYTRIAVGGAPEGWRAYEDVYAADADFAPDGPTHADDPLMLYFTSGTTARPKLVEHTHVSYPVGHLATMYWIGLRPGDVHLNISSPGWAKHAWSNLFAPWNAEATVFIHNYTRFDAARLMAEMDRAGVTTFCAPPTVWRMLIQADLTQLRTPPREAVAAGEPLNPEVIEQVRRAWGVTIRDGFGQTETAVQVANSPGQRLKTGSMGRPSPGYRVELLDPVTGAPGATEGEIALDLSARPVGLMTGYHGDADRTAEAMAGGYYRTGDVASRDEDGYLTYIGRSDDVFKASDYKISPFELESALLEHEAVAEAAVVPAPDELRLAVPKAYVVLADGWEPGTDTAKVLFEHSREVLAPYKRIRRLEFAELPKTVSGKIRRIELREATAAGSVNEYREEDFR comes from the coding sequence ATGACGGCGAACACCGACGCGACGGACGCGTTCCGGACCGCGCGGGACTTCCTGCTGGCGCACCGGGAGGACTACGCGACGGCGTACGAGGGCTTCCGCTGGCCGCGTCCGGCGTACTTCAACTGGGCCCTCGACTGGTTCGACGTCATCGCGGACGGCAACGACCGCACCGCGCTGCACATCGTCGAGGAGGACGGCGCCACCACCGAACTGTCCTTCGCCCAGATGTCCGAGCGCTCGAACCGGGTGGCGAACCGGCTGCGCGCCTGGGGTGTGCGCGCCGAGGACCGCATCCTGGTCATGCTCGGCAACCAGACCGAACTGTGGGAGACCGCGCTGGCCGCGATCAAGCTGCGCGCGGTCGTCATCCCGGCCACCCCGCTGCTCGGCCCCGCCGACCTGCGCGACCGCGTCGACCGCGGCCAGGTCCGGCACGTCGTCGTGCGCGCCGGGGACACCGGCAAGTTCGACGAGGTGCCGGGCGGCTACACCAGGATCGCGGTCGGGGGCGCACCCGAGGGCTGGCGGGCGTACGAGGACGTGTACGCGGCCGACGCGGACTTCGCACCCGACGGCCCCACCCACGCGGACGATCCGCTGATGCTGTACTTCACCTCGGGCACCACCGCCCGCCCCAAGCTGGTCGAGCACACCCATGTCTCCTACCCGGTCGGCCATCTGGCGACGATGTACTGGATCGGCCTGAGGCCCGGTGACGTGCATCTGAACATCTCCTCGCCGGGCTGGGCCAAGCACGCCTGGTCGAACCTGTTCGCCCCGTGGAACGCGGAGGCGACCGTCTTCATCCACAACTACACGCGCTTCGACGCGGCCCGGCTCATGGCCGAGATGGACCGCGCGGGGGTGACCACGTTCTGCGCCCCGCCGACGGTGTGGCGCATGCTCATCCAGGCCGACCTCACCCAGCTGCGCACTCCGCCACGGGAGGCCGTCGCCGCCGGTGAACCGCTCAACCCCGAGGTCATCGAGCAGGTGCGGCGGGCCTGGGGCGTGACCATCCGGGACGGCTTCGGGCAGACCGAGACCGCCGTCCAGGTCGCCAACAGCCCCGGCCAGCGGCTGAAGACCGGCTCGATGGGCCGGCCGAGCCCCGGCTACCGCGTGGAACTGCTCGACCCGGTGACGGGCGCGCCGGGAGCGACAGAGGGCGAGATCGCGCTCGATCTCTCCGCGCGGCCGGTGGGCCTGATGACCGGCTACCACGGCGACGCGGACCGTACGGCGGAGGCGATGGCGGGCGGCTACTACCGCACCGGAGACGTGGCATCAAGGGACGAAGACGGCTACCTGACCTATATCGGTCGAAGCGACGACGTCTTCAAGGCCTCGGACTACAAGATCTCCCCGTTCGAGCTGGAGAGCGCCCTGCTGGAGCACGAGGCGGTCGCCGAGGCGGCCGTCGTGCCCGCACCCGACGAGCTGCGCCTGGCCGTGCCGAAGGCCTACGTCGTCCTCGCCGACGGCTGGGAGCCGGGCACCGACACCGCGAAGGTGCTCTTCGAGCACTCCCGCGAGGTGCTCGCCCCCTACAAGCGGATCCGGCGCCTGGAGTTCGCCGAGCTGCCCAAGACGGTCTCCGGCAAGATCCGCCGGATCGAGCTGCGCGAGGCCACGGCCGCCGGCTCGGTGAACGAGTACCGCGAGGAGGACTTCCGGTGA
- the dmpI gene encoding 4-oxalocrotonate tautomerase DmpI: MPIVTIQQGPRDVELKRDLVKRVTDAFVDAYKIPAETVQVWIHEVPADSWGAAGKLTADK; the protein is encoded by the coding sequence ATGCCCATCGTCACCATCCAGCAGGGTCCCCGCGACGTCGAGCTCAAGCGGGACCTCGTCAAGCGTGTCACCGACGCCTTCGTCGACGCGTACAAGATCCCGGCCGAGACCGTACAGGTGTGGATCCACGAGGTGCCGGCGGACAGTTGGGGTGCCGCGGGGAAGCTGACCGCCGACAAGTAG
- a CDS encoding S1 family peptidase, protein MFGIDRARKTAAAAIATAAAATTALLGAPSAVAAPQPIVGGSTTTTTAYPFMMQITDASQNQFCGGTLVAANKVVTAAHCMVGETTSSVRVVGGRTYLNGTNGTVSRVSKIWINPDYTDATNGDDVAVLTLSTSMPYTKASYVSSSQTSVYAAGTTARILGWGTTSENGGSSNQLRTATVPIVSDSSCKSSYGSGFVASDMVCAGYSSGGVDTCQGDSGGPLLIGGVLAGITSWGEGCAEAGHPGVYTRLTTFSNLVTAQVNS, encoded by the coding sequence ATGTTCGGGATCGACCGCGCCAGAAAGACCGCAGCCGCCGCCATAGCGACCGCCGCGGCGGCCACGACCGCGCTGCTGGGCGCCCCCAGTGCCGTCGCCGCGCCGCAGCCGATCGTCGGCGGTTCGACGACCACGACGACCGCGTACCCGTTCATGATGCAGATCACGGACGCCTCGCAGAACCAGTTCTGCGGCGGCACCCTGGTCGCGGCCAACAAGGTCGTCACCGCCGCGCACTGCATGGTCGGCGAGACCACCAGCAGTGTCCGCGTGGTCGGCGGCCGCACCTACCTCAACGGCACCAACGGCACGGTCAGCAGAGTCAGCAAGATCTGGATCAACCCCGACTACACCGACGCCACCAACGGCGACGACGTGGCCGTACTGACCCTGTCGACCTCGATGCCGTACACCAAGGCGTCGTACGTCTCGTCCTCCCAGACGAGCGTGTACGCGGCCGGCACCACGGCCCGGATCCTCGGCTGGGGCACCACCTCGGAGAACGGCGGCTCCTCCAACCAGCTGCGCACCGCGACCGTGCCGATCGTCTCCGACTCCAGCTGCAAGAGCTCGTACGGCTCCGGCTTCGTCGCGAGCGACATGGTGTGCGCCGGGTACTCCTCCGGCGGCGTGGACACCTGCCAGGGCGACAGCGGCGGTCCCCTGCTCATCGGGGGCGTCCTGGCAGGCATCACTTCCTGGGGCGAGGGCTGCGCCGAGGCCGGTCACCCGGGTGTCTACACCCGGCTGACCACCTTCTCGAACCTGGTGACCGCCCAGGTCAACTCGTAG
- a CDS encoding LysR family transcriptional regulator: MELRQLSFFVTVAQELHFGRAAERLHIVQSAVSQQIQRLERELGAELFDRSPRHVRLTAAGERLLPEARAVLAAADRARAAVAPPAGLRLGTSTGLGAHLDRVLAAFARRLPDVPVELVSLPAAQRLARVADGRLDAAFVRAVEPVPGIRVLPLWSDPLVAALPAGHPLAARAEIALDELVGLPLSITARATNPALVDLVVGACHAAGFEPLPGPVSGSLQDTLATIGSRPLWTVVYASHARVLHSPRVAFVPFRAPGLALPTGLAVRSSAPPPYLDDLLLACGDHKN; encoded by the coding sequence ATGGAACTGCGGCAGCTCAGCTTTTTCGTCACCGTCGCCCAAGAGCTGCACTTCGGGCGTGCGGCGGAGAGGCTGCACATCGTGCAGTCCGCGGTCAGTCAGCAGATACAGCGGCTGGAGCGGGAGCTGGGCGCCGAGCTGTTCGACCGCTCGCCCCGGCACGTACGGCTGACGGCGGCGGGGGAGCGGCTGCTGCCCGAGGCGCGGGCGGTGCTGGCCGCCGCGGACCGGGCCCGCGCCGCGGTCGCGCCCCCGGCGGGGCTGCGCCTCGGCACCAGCACCGGGCTCGGCGCGCACCTGGACCGGGTCCTCGCGGCCTTCGCGCGGCGCCTGCCGGACGTGCCCGTCGAGCTGGTCTCGCTCCCGGCGGCGCAGCGGCTCGCCCGGGTCGCGGACGGGCGATTGGACGCCGCGTTCGTACGGGCCGTGGAGCCGGTGCCGGGCATACGGGTGCTGCCGCTGTGGTCCGACCCGCTGGTGGCCGCGCTGCCCGCCGGGCACCCCCTGGCCGCACGGGCGGAGATCGCGCTCGACGAGCTGGTCGGGCTGCCCTTGAGCATCACCGCGCGCGCCACCAACCCCGCCCTGGTCGACCTGGTGGTCGGCGCGTGCCACGCGGCCGGGTTCGAACCGCTGCCGGGACCGGTGTCCGGTTCTCTCCAGGACACGCTCGCCACCATCGGCAGCCGGCCGCTGTGGACGGTGGTGTACGCCTCCCACGCCCGCGTGCTGCACAGCCCCCGCGTGGCCTTCGTACCGTTCCGGGCGCCGGGCCTCGCGCTGCCGACGGGGCTCGCCGTCAGATCGTCGGCCCCGCCGCCGTACCTGGACGATCTGCTCCTGGCCTGCGGCGATCACAAGAACTGA
- a CDS encoding helix-turn-helix transcriptional regulator, which yields MAADAAEAVEVRGALVRLRRATGLPVAFGGLVESGRPQIRISELSGTATTALSSLAVVSGNGLGGKVAALARPCAVTDYSASRQISHEYDVAVATEGLKSVLAVPVVVRRRVRGVLYGALRTAQPLGDRTLSAAVEAARDVEQALVARDEARALLTAVREPAAPDSAAWEQVREAHGALRALAQRVEDPALRAELLQVCGRLAGAASPESPARAVGLAPREVDVLSCVAVGSTNAVAAERLGLRPETVKGYLRSAMRKLGAHTRWEAVVAARRAGVLP from the coding sequence GTGGCAGCAGACGCAGCCGAGGCGGTGGAGGTGCGGGGCGCCCTGGTGCGGCTGCGGCGTGCCACGGGGCTGCCGGTCGCCTTCGGCGGCCTCGTGGAGTCCGGGCGGCCGCAGATCCGCATCAGCGAACTCAGCGGCACCGCGACGACGGCGCTCAGCTCGCTCGCCGTGGTCTCCGGCAACGGCCTCGGCGGCAAGGTGGCCGCACTGGCCCGGCCGTGCGCGGTGACCGACTACTCGGCCTCGCGGCAGATCAGCCACGAGTACGACGTGGCGGTGGCGACGGAGGGGCTCAAGTCCGTGCTCGCGGTGCCGGTGGTCGTACGACGCCGGGTGCGCGGAGTGCTGTACGGCGCCCTGCGGACGGCTCAGCCGCTGGGCGACCGCACGCTGTCCGCGGCCGTGGAGGCGGCGCGGGACGTGGAGCAGGCGCTGGTGGCGCGGGACGAGGCCCGTGCCCTGCTGACGGCCGTACGGGAGCCCGCGGCGCCGGACAGCGCGGCCTGGGAGCAGGTCCGCGAGGCACACGGCGCGTTGCGGGCACTGGCGCAACGGGTCGAGGACCCGGCGCTGCGGGCCGAGCTCCTTCAGGTGTGCGGGCGCCTGGCCGGCGCGGCGTCCCCCGAGTCCCCGGCCCGGGCCGTGGGTCTGGCGCCGCGGGAGGTGGACGTCCTGTCGTGCGTGGCGGTGGGCTCGACGAACGCGGTGGCGGCGGAGCGGCTGGGGCTGCGCCCGGAGACCGTGAAGGGATATCTGCGGTCGGCGATGCGGAAGTTGGGGGCGCACACGAGGTGGGAGGCGGTCGTGGCGGCACGCCGGGCCGGAGTACTGCCCTAG
- a CDS encoding magnesium and cobalt transport protein CorA: MPSPELSASLKQGGTPIAPNNGRKPVWRRAPAQTPASPPDPPASRPGLASPEPAETGSVVQAALYRDGVRVSSPASLADTFRELRDQPDGMAWIGLARPTESELLSLAAEFDLHPLAVEDAMEAHQRPKLERYGETLFVVLRAARYLDAPEEVDFGELHVFVGPDFVITVRHGEAPDLSTVRHRMEESPELLKLGPEAVLYAILDAVVDGYAPVVAGVQNDIDEIETEVFRGDPEVSRRIYELSREMVEFQRATRPLVGMLHGLMAGFAKYGTDEELQRYLRDVADHVTHTSERVDGFRQALTDILTVNATLVTQQQNAEMRALAEAGFEQNEEIKKISSWAAILFAPTLVGTIYGMNFREMPELHWVLGYPFAVVLMAGVCTTLYLIFKRKDWL; encoded by the coding sequence GTGCCCTCCCCCGAGCTCTCGGCTTCGCTCAAGCAGGGAGGTACCCCCATCGCCCCGAACAACGGCAGGAAGCCGGTGTGGCGCCGCGCGCCGGCCCAGACGCCGGCGTCGCCCCCGGACCCCCCGGCGTCCCGTCCCGGCCTCGCGAGCCCCGAACCGGCGGAGACGGGCAGCGTGGTCCAGGCGGCCCTGTACCGGGACGGCGTCCGTGTCTCGTCGCCCGCGTCCCTGGCCGACACCTTCCGCGAGCTGCGCGACCAGCCGGACGGTATGGCGTGGATCGGCCTGGCCCGTCCGACGGAGTCCGAACTGCTCTCCCTGGCGGCCGAGTTCGATCTGCACCCGCTCGCGGTGGAGGACGCGATGGAGGCGCACCAGCGGCCCAAGCTGGAGCGGTACGGCGAAACGCTGTTCGTCGTGCTGCGCGCCGCCCGCTATCTGGACGCGCCGGAGGAGGTCGACTTCGGTGAGCTGCACGTCTTCGTCGGCCCGGACTTCGTGATCACGGTCCGCCATGGCGAGGCCCCCGACCTTTCGACCGTCCGCCACCGGATGGAGGAGTCGCCGGAGCTGCTGAAGCTGGGGCCCGAGGCGGTGCTGTACGCGATCCTGGACGCGGTCGTCGACGGCTACGCCCCGGTGGTCGCCGGCGTGCAGAACGACATCGACGAGATCGAGACCGAGGTCTTCCGCGGCGACCCGGAGGTGTCCCGCCGCATCTACGAACTCTCCCGTGAGATGGTCGAGTTCCAGCGCGCCACCCGCCCCCTGGTGGGCATGCTGCACGGCCTGATGGCGGGCTTCGCCAAGTACGGCACGGACGAGGAACTCCAGCGCTACCTGCGCGATGTGGCCGACCACGTCACCCACACCAGCGAGCGCGTGGACGGCTTCCGCCAGGCCCTGACGGACATCCTGACGGTCAACGCGACCCTGGTCACCCAGCAACAGAACGCGGAGATGCGGGCGCTGGCGGAGGCGGGGTTCGAGCAGAACGAGGAGATCAAGAAGATCTCGTCGTGGGCGGCGATTCTGTTCGCCCCGACGCTGGTCGGGACGATCTACGGCATGAACTTCAGGGAGATGCCGGAGTTGCACTGGGTACTCGGATATCCCTTCGCAGTCGTCCTGATGGCGGGCGTATGCACCACTTTGTACCTGATCTTCAAACGTAAGGACTGGCTCTGA
- a CDS encoding helix-turn-helix transcriptional regulator, with the protein MTVRRDFQEPARPRPDLVIGREELFAGAREQLTGGGSVLVHGPAGIGKSTVLRTLAAEYGEAARTVLRCSATESESHLPFLALADLLGLVVDEVADLLPAPQRTALESALTGRGESTLQRDGLALRLAVLSTLRALAARGPVLIVADDLQWLDPASAELLGFAARRLDGTPVQMLCAVRTHTEPQDQEHARFLSASPPNTLAVKVNPLSHGQVAELLGHRGYTGLPRSTVRDIHRTSGGNPLFALELGRALAESATPPSPGEPLPVPTSLRALVLNRLEALPAQARRTLLVASAGARPTLALLHAAGRKNAEAETAQAAALGLLVTDRDAPGVRFTHPLISAALYAQASAQERREAHAALSTAASDPIERARHLALATTGTDPGVAARLGEAAAAARDRGAPSVAAGLGLLAARHTPADAVPGPDERRLQSAEDALTAGETDFARDIAHEVLAHATEPADRVRAWMVVIDAAGHAMAEVDAVFPQALADAGDDPRLLTLVHYQLAWRALLVEGDFERAREESARAAELAARAGDRRDELLALAFQAQIETLMGHPDAPATIKRALKEPQDPRVACDHNGAGAARFRWLIMSDQLTEARKTAGALLREVRRRGMVEAEVHFLRGLAETELRAGHCGRALDLARESLRLARDTGIGEAASAMLTSLAEAAGGEVDRALTLAREAVARAEEDGDVVYQSRALAALGHAQLVAGDAGGAVGSLRRVRELEEGLGVTDPARGRWHGDLAEALVRVGEPAEAQDVIDATRTRALRLGRESVLAVLDRAEALVRAARGEAEAAERQLTSAQDRLSKLGYGLEEARAAYALAGLRTQRPGPTSYDEAARLFRRCRAMPWLRQVETATVTGSVQPPLAAAALDTLAATERQVAALVMEGATNREIAARLFISVKTVEATLTRVYRKLGIRSRVDIVRLAAGHRSG; encoded by the coding sequence GTGACCGTGCGACGGGACTTCCAGGAGCCTGCGAGACCCCGCCCCGACCTGGTCATCGGCCGGGAGGAGCTGTTCGCCGGAGCGCGTGAGCAACTCACCGGCGGGGGCAGTGTGCTGGTGCACGGCCCCGCCGGAATAGGAAAGTCGACCGTCCTGCGCACGCTGGCCGCGGAATACGGCGAAGCGGCACGCACCGTGTTGCGCTGCTCGGCGACCGAGTCCGAATCGCACCTTCCCTTCCTGGCCCTCGCCGACCTGCTCGGCCTCGTCGTGGACGAAGTCGCCGACCTGTTGCCCGCCCCGCAGCGCACCGCCCTGGAGTCCGCGCTCACCGGCCGCGGCGAGTCCACGCTGCAGCGGGACGGACTCGCGCTGCGGCTCGCGGTGCTGTCCACGCTCCGCGCGCTCGCCGCCCGCGGCCCCGTACTGATCGTCGCCGACGACCTCCAGTGGCTGGATCCGGCCAGCGCCGAACTGCTCGGCTTCGCCGCCCGGCGCCTGGACGGCACTCCGGTGCAGATGCTGTGCGCGGTGCGCACGCACACCGAGCCGCAGGACCAGGAGCACGCCCGCTTTCTGAGCGCGTCCCCGCCGAACACGCTCGCGGTCAAGGTGAACCCCCTCTCGCACGGCCAGGTCGCCGAACTTCTCGGCCACCGCGGCTACACCGGGCTGCCCCGCTCCACCGTCCGCGACATCCACCGCACCAGCGGCGGCAACCCCCTGTTCGCGCTGGAACTGGGCCGCGCCCTCGCCGAGAGCGCTACGCCGCCGAGCCCCGGTGAGCCGCTGCCCGTGCCCACCTCGCTGCGCGCGCTGGTCCTCAACCGGCTGGAGGCGCTGCCGGCTCAGGCGCGCCGCACGCTGCTCGTGGCGAGCGCCGGGGCGCGGCCCACCCTGGCCCTGCTGCACGCGGCGGGCCGGAAGAACGCGGAGGCGGAGACCGCGCAGGCCGCCGCGCTGGGGCTGCTGGTGACGGATCGGGACGCGCCGGGCGTACGGTTCACACATCCGCTGATATCGGCCGCGCTGTATGCACAGGCCAGCGCTCAGGAGCGGCGGGAGGCGCACGCCGCACTGTCGACCGCGGCCTCCGATCCGATCGAGCGGGCCCGGCACCTCGCCCTCGCGACCACCGGAACGGACCCAGGCGTGGCGGCGCGGCTCGGCGAGGCCGCGGCCGCCGCCCGGGACCGGGGCGCGCCGTCGGTTGCCGCGGGGCTCGGGCTGCTCGCGGCCCGGCACACCCCGGCGGACGCCGTGCCGGGTCCGGACGAGCGACGGCTTCAGTCGGCCGAGGACGCGCTCACCGCCGGGGAGACGGACTTCGCCCGGGACATCGCCCACGAGGTGCTGGCCCACGCCACCGAGCCGGCCGACCGGGTGCGGGCGTGGATGGTCGTGATCGACGCGGCCGGGCACGCGATGGCCGAGGTCGACGCGGTCTTCCCGCAGGCGCTGGCGGACGCGGGCGACGATCCACGGCTGCTCACCCTCGTGCACTACCAGCTCGCCTGGCGGGCGCTGCTCGTCGAGGGCGACTTCGAGCGGGCCCGGGAGGAGAGCGCGCGCGCCGCGGAGCTCGCGGCGCGGGCCGGTGACCGGCGCGACGAGCTGCTGGCGCTGGCCTTCCAGGCCCAGATCGAGACGCTGATGGGGCATCCGGACGCGCCCGCGACCATCAAACGCGCGCTCAAGGAGCCGCAGGACCCCCGGGTGGCGTGCGACCACAACGGCGCCGGTGCCGCACGGTTCCGCTGGCTGATCATGAGCGACCAGCTCACCGAGGCACGCAAGACGGCCGGCGCGCTGCTGCGCGAGGTACGGCGGCGCGGGATGGTCGAGGCCGAGGTGCACTTCCTGCGCGGGCTCGCCGAGACCGAACTGCGGGCCGGGCACTGCGGGCGGGCCCTGGACCTGGCGCGGGAGAGCCTGAGGCTGGCCCGGGACACCGGGATCGGGGAGGCCGCGAGCGCCATGCTCACCTCGCTCGCCGAGGCCGCGGGCGGCGAGGTGGACCGGGCGCTGACGCTCGCCCGGGAGGCCGTGGCACGTGCCGAGGAGGACGGCGACGTGGTGTACCAGTCACGGGCGCTGGCCGCGCTGGGGCATGCCCAGCTGGTGGCCGGGGACGCCGGGGGTGCGGTGGGGTCGCTGCGCCGGGTACGGGAGTTGGAGGAGGGCCTCGGGGTCACCGACCCCGCCCGCGGGCGCTGGCACGGCGACCTCGCCGAGGCACTGGTGCGCGTCGGGGAGCCGGCCGAGGCGCAGGACGTCATCGACGCCACGCGCACCCGAGCGCTGCGGCTCGGGCGCGAGAGCGTGCTCGCGGTGCTGGACCGGGCGGAGGCGCTGGTGCGGGCGGCGCGCGGCGAAGCCGAAGCGGCCGAACGGCAGTTGACGTCGGCTCAGGACCGGCTGTCCAAGCTGGGCTACGGTCTGGAGGAGGCACGGGCGGCGTACGCGCTGGCGGGTCTGCGCACGCAGCGGCCGGGCCCGACGTCGTACGACGAGGCGGCCCGCCTCTTCCGCCGCTGCCGGGCGATGCCGTGGCTGCGGCAGGTGGAGACGGCCACGGTCACGGGCTCGGTCCAGCCGCCCCTGGCCGCGGCGGCCCTCGACACCCTGGCCGCGACGGAACGGCAGGTGGCCGCGCTGGTCATGGAGGGCGCGACGAACCGGGAGATCGCGGCGCGTCTGTTCATCAGCGTGAAGACGGTGGAGGCGACGCTGACGCGGGTCTACCGCAAGCTCGGCATCCGCTCCCGCGTGGACATCGTGCGGCTGGCGGCGGGGCACCGCTCGGGCTGA
- a CDS encoding winged helix DNA-binding domain-containing protein yields MTKTSPRVRPPASAPVLGPRALGRATLDRQLLLRRSPLSAKGAVEHLLGLQAQNVKPPYYALAARLEGFAPEHLSRLMADREVVRIVTMRSTIHTHTADDCLTLRPLVQPARDRELTLFRKGLGGVDPARLAALARELVEAAPRTMKELREALLVEWPDADPGALSVAARCLLPLVQVTPRGLWDRSGQVALTTAEHWLGRPAEPAPTPDDTVLRYLAAYGPASVKDMQTWAGLTRLREAFERLRPELVTFRDENGVELFDLPDAPRPDPDTPAPPRFLPEFDNLLLSHADRTRVVPPDLKGRSWAGNQAYRTLLVDGFLAGVWKLEEDALVIEPFGDLTAAQREEVTAEGERMLAVMHPGVAYDIRFGTVVRP; encoded by the coding sequence ATGACGAAGACGAGCCCCCGCGTCCGGCCCCCGGCCTCCGCCCCCGTCCTCGGTCCCCGCGCCCTGGGCCGTGCCACCCTCGACCGCCAGCTCCTGCTGCGCCGCTCGCCGCTGTCCGCGAAGGGGGCCGTCGAGCACCTCCTCGGACTCCAGGCTCAGAACGTCAAGCCCCCGTACTACGCGCTCGCCGCCCGCCTGGAGGGCTTCGCCCCGGAACACCTCTCGCGGCTCATGGCCGACCGCGAGGTCGTCCGCATCGTCACCATGCGCTCCACCATCCACACCCACACCGCCGACGACTGCCTCACCCTGCGCCCGCTGGTGCAGCCCGCCCGCGACCGCGAGCTCACCCTCTTCCGCAAGGGCCTCGGCGGAGTGGACCCGGCCCGCCTCGCCGCACTCGCCCGCGAACTCGTCGAGGCCGCGCCACGCACCATGAAGGAGCTGCGCGAGGCACTGCTCGTCGAGTGGCCGGACGCCGACCCGGGGGCCCTGTCCGTCGCCGCGCGCTGTCTGCTGCCCCTCGTCCAGGTCACCCCGCGCGGTCTGTGGGACCGCAGCGGCCAGGTCGCGCTCACCACTGCCGAGCACTGGCTCGGCCGTCCCGCCGAGCCGGCCCCCACCCCGGACGACACCGTCCTGCGCTACCTCGCCGCGTACGGGCCCGCCTCCGTCAAGGACATGCAGACCTGGGCCGGTCTGACCCGGTTGCGCGAGGCCTTCGAACGCCTCCGCCCGGAGCTGGTGACCTTCCGGGACGAGAACGGCGTCGAACTCTTCGACCTCCCCGACGCGCCCCGGCCCGACCCGGACACCCCGGCCCCGCCGCGCTTCCTGCCCGAGTTCGACAACCTGCTCCTCTCCCACGCCGACCGCACCCGCGTCGTGCCCCCCGACCTCAAGGGCCGCAGCTGGGCCGGCAACCAGGCGTACCGCACGCTCCTCGTCGACGGATTCCTGGCGGGCGTGTGGAAGCTGGAGGAGGACGCGCTCGTCATCGAGCCCTTCGGGGACCTCACCGCGGCCCAGCGGGAGGAGGTGACCGCGGAGGGGGAGCGGATGCTCGCGGTCATGCATCCGGGGGTCGCGTACGACATCCGCTTCGGGACCGTCGTACGGCCGTGA